Proteins encoded within one genomic window of Carassius gibelio isolate Cgi1373 ecotype wild population from Czech Republic chromosome A4, carGib1.2-hapl.c, whole genome shotgun sequence:
- the LOC127971700 gene encoding zona pellucida sperm-binding protein 3-like, protein MPRSQEDKIRFQLEAFMFQGGSSPSVCIMSVWENDLSHLLWFVTPYPWCLLQIYMTCVLKATLASAPSDALHKSCSFANGWLAADGNHQVCGCCDSTCGPDGGTAASPFGGRKVLLSLVFDPSST, encoded by the exons ccagctggaggccttcatgttccaggggggatccagtccttctgtatgtattatGAGTGTTTGGGAGAACGACCTCTcccatttgctttggtttgtgaccccttacccgtggtgtctcttgcagatctacatgacgtgtgttctgaaggccactcttgcttctgcacctagtgacgcgctccacaaatcctgttcctttgccaatgg gtggcttgctgctgatgggaaccaccaggtttgtggttgctgtgactccacatgtggtcctgatggtggaactgcTGCTTCTCCTTTTGGAGGTAGGAAGGTGCTTTTAAGCTTGGTTTTTGACCCTTCAAGCACTTAA